AATTCAGAAACATTTGGTCATCTacttgaccacaatattttttcatagaattttggaacaaaatatttattttaagaaaaacatgtccaccatcccccccccccccccccacccccacccgtTGAAGTTAAGTGGTTATTTccgtttaaaaataatttgaaggAAACACCAACtttcaatgtttttattgatGCATTTTATAATCGAAGGTCAAGGAATAAGTCAAATAAAGCTataatcattataaaacaatgCATGGTATTGTGAAAAGTATAAACCACACATATATCATagaataattcttatatcatttgcatatctataaatacttgaattggattggtcaagtagaatttttctcttggtttacacttcgataaaccatgtttccgaaactacttttgtaatctattcatgcgcgatacacattcttgcAGGGATACTGGGATTTTCAGAAAGTTGAGATTATAagacaattgcataacagttgtttcgattctaatgcatatataaccaacaaaaaaaaagaaatgaaataaatacacttAAGCTTCgaatatgtataaaaataaaattttaataaaattccggGAAATTTCACGaatgatttggcgaatttacgtcattgcaaaacacgacgtcatacgattGAAAACTTTCAGACGGAAGAATATTTCGTTACTTGTACGCTTCAAATTTAGATAGTatctaattaaaatgaattttttgaggtaggtgctagtTCATTTTAGAGTCTGTTGCATTTATCGAACATTTAAATTGTTAGAAAGACAAGATGGCGGCGTAATCCTTAGTTACGTACATATAGTAGCCATCAAAGtaataatgtaaattaataagcgcgtatgtttggctgaagaattataaggattaaacacattttttctagaggttattgatgtgtaaaccgggacttttattcagtttgtgagttaaccgccccggtttacacatcaataacctctagaaaaaatgtgtttaatcctataataaaaaCGTAGCTAAAATGACATTCGCATAacattcaattatattgacaacgatctGTGACTATCCACTAGCAATCAAATGAGATATGTGTTAAAAATATAGGCCCCTATACGTATTTAATTACAAATAGCAATTACTAATATCTTAACTTTATGGAACACTTTTGAAATTCtgtttataaaagtttaaaaaatactaAGACCTTTCTAGAGTAAACTCCAGTATGTCATTTAACATTCTGGTGTTACCCCTGTGACTAAAAGTAATTCATTTTTCAGAAGAtgatcatttgaatttgccatacCTTTTTAAAAGTTGATCATAATTTGGAATTTTCATTTAACTCGTTTTCGTTTCTTTCGAATTTAAATATTTACCATTCGGAACATGAAAATCTCCGCCTATTTCTTGATAACCAAAACTGACTTGTTGCATCGGTGAGTAACTTATTCTGACATAGTGAACGTGACCTACAATAGAACATATTATAGAGGTGTACAGCATATTATTGTAAGAACGATAACTCttggtgtttttgttgtttttttttgttttgttgtgtaAGTTCAAGAATTACAAAACCAGTCTGACTTGTCGTTTTTGTTTCACTCAAAATGATTTCCAGTAAAGGCATGATCTGAAATGCATCCGGGCAAAATACGAACGAagtctgttgatttttttttattattattaagggaGTTACTACAATGTGTACTGACTGTAGTTTTGACAGCCCTTTTTAAGattaaactaattttttttcattaataactTTAGATATGAAGACTTTTTCAAAGAGTATGTTATAattcaattaaattatttttttgtatttcttgaaCTTATACAAAGTCAATAAATAAAACGATAAGTTTCAAAAATGAAAACGAATTATACCATTTTCATTACTTGttccatttaaaaaattaaaccatAATTTGGAATTTTGAAGACATCATACATCATATGCATAAGaagaaaaaatatctattttttatgttcattttCATGTGAACTTTCTTTGATTCCTATACAATAATAATGTATAATTAATATGTgccgtccagtggctaatattacataaatataaagtcaaaacatataaatttaaaatgaatatcatTCTGCTTTGTACTTGACCGAATTTGACACTGGACGTTATCCATCGAACACTCAGTCAATCAATTGTACTAGATCGACACTCTAGATGTTAAAACATGCTAGCCAATATGGTtataggttggtcccctccgtaaaacattcagtatgccttcggaatatacaaatattgtcaagaatttcaataacggccgggttTGATATGTCATCCAATCTAGTCACATGTTTTGCATCTCAGACACTAACTTTTGTTAAAACGTCTTTACGTGTGATAAGCGCAAAAGCAAAAATACAAActtttttacgacaaaagagatgatttcagttcaTGATTTCATCGATAGATAgttgctgctcataaggaagctataaaaccaagagtttcaaatggtgaagttgaaatcatcccttcgttaattgtAAGGACGCTATCACAAGTTGGTTGGCCGTtacggatatgttccttatgttgtaactacaatcacGAATATGACTAACGGAATAAgaatatttaccgggtttgttataacatgaacaAAACGACGGATGCCACATATGAAGCAGCATTTGCTTATTCGTcaggagaacctgagatcaccccttatTTTTtcattgggttcgtgttgcttagtctaagGTTTCTATGTGGTGTCTActgtactatcatttgtctgtttgtcttttaattttaagccatggcgttgtcagtttattttcgatttacgagtttgactgtccctctgctaTCTTTCGCCACCTCTTTAATAAGTTCGATGCAGCAGGGTCTCGAACTGTAGAATGCCTTCACTCAATGCTAGCTAGCAAGCTAACACGAGATCACCGAGCCCAATTTAAATCCCTAGAGGTCGCCTTTTTTAAATCTTAGAAAATGCTTACTGTTCACTGTATATTTGAACTTTACACTGATATGGTGATACATATGTCCTGGGACCAGGTTAACGAGTTTTAAGTGTACATTGAAGAAGTAATTATGATTTGGTTGTACTTGCACTGTCTGTTCAATTCCAGCCCATCCGGCTCGCCTGAAATATTCAGTATGCCACACTTATGATATACACACATGTATATTAACGGTACAACACTTATACCGATctgataaagaaattaaaaaaaaatgttggtttttttatgatttttaaattgttttgcaattCGTTTACTTGCACATATATTGTTAAATTCAGTGAgattgtttttatcttttcagCTTGAAAGTCACTGTTTGTAGATCTCAAAATACTACTTATATCGGTACCTTTCGGCCTTGTCACCTAAACAATTATCAAAGAACTTAATTAGACTGATGATTTACAAATATCCACCTTGCCATAGCTCTGCAGTCAAGGTTGGATGTACATGGAAGAGCTCGGAGTTGACATTATTCTACCTTAACGGCATCAAATTTTTAACGATTGTTTAAAACTTAGGATGCACTAGCAAGTGGTTGTActgtcaaactttttttttctgccAGTGATTCTaaaatttttctataattttgatttgatgatCGACCGGTCCTTTAGCAGCTAGTGCATACAGTGTACGTTAAGGGGGAGGAGTTTCATACATACTAGTATTGGCTTGAGGCAAGCAAATACGTCTTGTTTCTATCTGTTTTATATTCCTTATGTAATACATAGTTAGGCTGTTAGTGTTTCtcgcatgttttttttttttttatcatttcgggtctttgctgactatgcggtatgggctttttctcattgtctatttttttgttttggcaaAGGTACGAAAATAATCAGTGCACGGTAATATTGTCATATACCAGTGATAatgaaatgaggaatgtgtcaaagagacaacaaaccaacCAAAAAGTAGAAAACagtccaaggccaccaatgggttttaaACACATTGGGGAAAAAGTAGTTTCCTGAAATCCTAAACAAATAACGTTTACCTAAAtttcttaaatcaaaataatgataGCATGAAATGAAATACATATCGTATCATTTATGCAAATATATCATGAAGACTTCTTTCACATATTATTACTCCTCGGTCCCCCACAAATAAGtactatatataataattatgataAAGTACAAATGTGTCACTTATAACAAGTTGTAAAGTATATAAAGCTATTCGTCAAAGCTAAGGGTGGGATTGAGCATACACTTTAAGTTGTTTAATTGATATACAAATTAAAACAGTACCTGTGAGAAATCATTATACTTTGCTTCCCATTCAAACTGTCATGCGATATACTGGCAGTGCAGCCATTACAGTGCCATGGGGCTACTGATGCACCCTCCATATTTGCATTTTGCACAATTTCTGCATGAGAAGCAGTGCATGCGATCGCTAAAATCAACAGAGTAAACATTGTATATATACTTAGCCTACAAATTGTGATCCAGATCCACAATAAATAGATAAGTAAGTTGTGTAAATGTGATATACATTAAATGTGTGCTTACTGTTATGGAATGCTTATCTGGGTTGAGAATATATGGTCATATAGGTACTACGTTGATTTTATAGTGTATACGCTCTTGTTTAAACTATGTAATTTTGcgttttttaaatattaaggTAGCATTtacaataattttcttttatttgagtCAATTTGACATCATATCAATAGAAACATGGACCTTAATATTACGCAAAATGCGGTTGAAAAGTTTTGTGCTGTCATTTTCTTTGAATGGTTAATTTCATACATCAAGTCCCAGGCTAATGCTCGGTTGATGTGATAAAGTTGCGTTTTATCATCAAATTTAAAACTTGGTAATTTGGAATTTTTTAAGGTTTTGATTTGTCGACAGAATTACCACATTTGTAAACTCCTTATAAACTGAATTTAAAATTGCGATCCCTTCGTTCTCAGTTCGTAATTGGGGAAAACAACACAAAAGTGATCGTAAAGCGTGTTAAGGGGCCTATTATTTTTATCTAGGAGAACAGGAAACTGGTCAACTtgcagggggggggggtcatttttttttatgtatgtggAAAAAGGCCAACAAAGGAATCTAAAATCGCGTATAGCGTGTTAAGGCTGCACTATAACGATCGATCGATCCATGATAAAAAATAAAGGATTCAGCACAATTTTTCCTTTGTCATAAGAAATCCAAATCTTGACGCGTTGATATATGCAGTTGTAATAATGAGACACTAAGGgagttaccatttgatttttaggggagAGGGCTACAGAAAAATATTATGTCCTGCATctttttttactctattcggtcttgccttttttataactttatccTGACATTTTTTACACTAAATGTCGTCAAGTTGCAGGTGCTCATCCTACCCATTTTTTGCCAAAAACGTCAGTCCtgccttttttaaaatttcattctagCCCCAACCCTTCCCCCTTTCCCTTCCCTCAAAAATAAATTGGTAGTTCGCTAACTATAACTGTGACGTTTTGAACGttgtacacacaaaaaaaacaccataaaagATAAATACACTATGAGTTGCAAGTGCGTACATTGTATTACATAAAATTAGTATCAACTGATTAGATAAGTGATCAATATCTTGAACAAGCTGCAATCTTTTTCCTTGTTCCATACTAACCTAATTTCTAATATTAGGATCTTCAGGCGGATTTATTCGTAATCAAGTAAGTGTAAAAACTAATAGTTTTTGTTTCCtttcttgtttttatctttttaatttttcccTATATTAcacatataatatttaaaaactatTTGACCAACAAAACATGACCACGGTTTTTATGTGCGATCACAATTTTCAATCTCTTATTCAAATGACAAGAAGAGATATTCGTCGTTTTAGTAAATTTTTGTGTAgacctttaaaaaaaagaaaatcacttGGAAACACCCTTATATTGCCCACATTAAAAATTTTGAGTACGCCATAAAATGGCATTGAACGTAATAGTTGTCTGATTTTTTTGTCAGTATGAATTGAAGTCGTGTGGGTGAACTACCATTTCATTTTTCTCTGTGTTTGTATGTGTGATAGGGAGGAGGGGGTGCTAGTAAAAAACATATTCTTACTATTCAGTCCTgtcttttttcataaattgtcatcctgcttttGTTTTTTGCAAAGTGTGTCATTCTGgctttattttttactgaaaactCCTGTcctgttttttgtttcaaatatcacCCTAACGTATGCGTTATTGTGTACGTGACGTCTTGGTAAAATTCAGCAGTTATAAacaataattaatataaataacacatagctgagagagTGCTAGAGGAGATTGTTACCCTCGAAAATCATTATCACCCTCGGCTTTGATTTAATGATTATATAACACCACATACAGAACATTGTGATGATATACTGTCTCTTATTAATAATAGATTCACTtaaatttaatatatccaagtgaacttgaaattaaggatactaccgacacagataaatctgcttcatatttagaccctttctcgaaatgactactgatggtaggttgaatactaaaattgatgaaaaacgcgatgattttaattttcccatggtcaactttccatttcttctgtgtagcaacatccaagcggcaccagcatatggagtatatgtgtctgaATTGATACGTTACTATAGAGCTAGCTCAAAGgacgttgatttttttttaaccaggattactgctttctcaaaagttgctaagacagggttatgaatcaatcaaattaaggtcatcactttTTACGGTAGCCATTATGAGCTGATTttccattatgacaaaagtgtgtcagaaatcataacTGATACTCTTCCTCAGTCAtgataaccttccatcattaccgaattgaacaaagaaataacacgacgggtgtcgtatacggtgcaggaaatgcttacccttccggagcacctgatttcacttccggtttttagtggagttcatgttgtttcttatttattatttataagtgttgatgtaaatgtcctttggttttttagtctttgtttactccttggttttgattgttattgtctttctcCATTTTATTATATAGAAATTCATTCCTTTTGTAAAAAAATCCACCATCACTGATGTCGACTATGGTCACTGTGCTCATGTTGTGTTGTACTGTGATTTTGGCAACTGCAGGTAAGTACAATAGCATAAGGATAACAGTTAAACCGAAGagttataacaaaaatatatatatgtaagggCAACTTTATTCAAATGTCTTTTTTTACATtggaaaatacctgtaccaagttaggaacatgacagttgttgtccatttgtttattatgttttatcgtttgattttgccatttgattagaaactttccgttttgaatttttctcggagttcagtatttttgtgaatttactttttgcaATGCATGAAGAATTGACAATCCTTTCTACTATTCTGTAACATATGCGATTTTAAATTCACAGAGAAAACAATGTTCCCCAATTCATCCAAAGTTTAAGTGTTAAAAGTTAGATTTCTGCTAATGTTACTTTTCTGTAGAGTATAattcaaagaaatgaaataaagaattagaacagggaatgtgtcaaatatatCCGACCAATGAGAAGAAAAACAGcccatggccaaaaatagaacataggggtaaaatgcatattttttcgattatttattttaaagttatgaatagagaaaatctgaaTAGAACAAAAAATGTTCAGCATAATGAGATTTACTAATTGGCCATACTAGTCATAACTGTAAGATATTTTTTTGTAGCAGCAATTGCCCATGAATGACTAattgcaccattttttttttattgttgcctATTATCATAAGAACTATGGTATTTAAAGAAGCACATTTTCCCCTGTATGTCTTAAATGATTTAAATTGTAATAGTTAAATTAACACCCTggatcacaaaaaaaaatataagcaaagaTGGAAATATCAAAAAGTATAAGTTCGCAGATATTGTTAGTAGACTGTGACGGTAACTCTTGAAAGATTTTCCTTGCTTGACGAATGTTTTACCCTCTTTTGCGTTTTGAGCAAAAACTTaagaagatagagagaaactaaaTAAACAAAACACTGCTAAAAGATTCCTAGTACAAGATCAACAAAGCATCGATTTTTGTCATGAAGTCTATTTTGTCTACAATGTTGGAATATGGCATGTGTTTGATATGCACAAAGACCAACGTGAGCTACACAGGccctttagagcctctagtttttgttTGACATAACTCTAATACTGAATTATTCACTTCCTCATTAATATATATCTAGGACAAACAATCAAGAAATTTGCAGAGTTGGAAAATGCAGCTGTTTGCATTGGATATACTGCATATTTCTTATGTGACATTAATGGAGACCCAATGCCTGATTATGATTGGTTTCATGATGGCGTGAAAATAAACAATACCATGCGTTTCAATATGAGACGAACTCCACAATATTCAAGGTAAATATTATAAGTAACATAGTGTGCTAATGTAGTAATGCTAGTAATCTATTACGATATATATGGGATTTACTGACCTCAAATATATCTTATTCGTCCGCTAGCACAATGTTCCACGAATGTATCTTATCGACTATCTGAACATATGGCAGTTTAAGACAAGTGGTTTATCGAAATGATCAAATCTTGAATATTTAGAATCTACTTCCATTGGTGTATACAGAAACAATTGcgttcatcatcaatttcttaGTCTGTTGTAACCTTTCAGATTTTTCCTCAACACCATGTTGTTTATACCAAGGGATGTTACATCACAATATAGCTACTAACCGTGTTTTGAAACAAGTTACGTCTTCTAACCACATATGAAATAAACACGGTATAAACACGGTTgctattaaccaatcatattcctagaaatgtaaaTGAGGCAAGACAACTACAAATCCGAAGAATATCTTCCTCGACTCGATATACCAATATAACAGATTAAAATTAAGAACAGCAAGATACCCTTATTCTGTAAAGTTTACCATTTGTTCaggttattttcattgttttgtaaactCTTTATTTGTATTGAACCACATCGACTTGTGCAGAATTAacagtgaaaaaaaaacatactgcaaacaattcaaatataattataattatcttATATTAAAATAAGGAAATGTTGACTGATTGCTGAGACAAATCCGTAATGGGGCC
The window above is part of the Mytilus edulis chromosome 6, xbMytEdul2.2, whole genome shotgun sequence genome. Proteins encoded here:
- the LOC139525992 gene encoding immunoglobulin domain-containing protein oig-1-like — encoded protein: MSTMVTVLMLCCTVILATAGQTIKKFAELENAAVCIGYTAYFLCDINGDPMPDYDWFHDGVKINNTMRFNMRRTPQYSRLRIINTIMTDSGEYICKAFNAAGVITTSGQLRVRTDC